The following are from one region of the Cloacibacterium normanense genome:
- a CDS encoding inorganic pyrophosphatase — translation MIPNFKAHPWHGVSAGDDAPNVVTTFIEIVPADTIKYEVDKKSGYLKVDRPQKFSNIIPALYGFIPRTYCHEEVKKLAIREGAVDVSEGDHDPLDILVLSSHNIHSGGLLMDAIPVGGFKMIDKGEADDKIVAVMVGDQVYGHIRDISELPQAEVFRLKHYFLTYKNLPYEEATCRIEEIYGAEHAKEVIVASQKDYSDKFGGIM, via the coding sequence ATGATTCCAAATTTTAAAGCACATCCGTGGCATGGAGTTTCTGCAGGAGATGATGCTCCAAATGTGGTAACTACTTTCATAGAAATAGTTCCAGCAGATACAATTAAGTATGAAGTAGACAAAAAAAGTGGATATTTAAAAGTAGACAGACCACAGAAATTTTCGAATATTATTCCAGCATTATACGGTTTTATTCCTAGAACGTATTGCCACGAAGAAGTTAAAAAATTAGCGATTAGAGAAGGAGCAGTAGATGTTTCAGAAGGAGACCACGATCCATTGGATATTTTAGTGTTAAGTTCACACAATATTCATTCTGGAGGTTTATTGATGGATGCGATTCCAGTTGGCGGTTTTAAAATGATTGACAAAGGTGAAGCAGATGATAAAATCGTAGCAGTAATGGTAGGAGATCAAGTGTATGGTCATATCAGAGATATTTCTGAATTACCACAAGCTGAAGTTTTCAGACTAAAACATTACTTCTTAACTTACAAAAATCTTCCTTACGAAGAAGCAACTTGTAGAATAGAAGAAATATACGGAGCTGAACATGCTAAAGAAGTAATTGTAGCTTCACAAAAAGACTATTCTGACAAATTTGGGGGAATTATGTAA
- a CDS encoding sodium-translocating pyrophosphatase codes for MNLLFYLVPLFGVIALLYTFVQSSWVSKQPAGNDRMKTISGHIADGAMAFLKAEYRILTYFVIVVGILLGIMGFSNANSHWSIGIAFAVGAVFSATAGYIGMKIATKSNVRTAEAAKTSLAQALKVSFTGGSVMGMGVAGLAVLGLGSLFLIIKQIFAPEASVDSHEMERAIEILTGFSLGAESIALFARVGGGIYTKAADVGADLVGKVEAGIPEDDPRNPATIADNVGDNVGDVAGMGADLFGSYVATVLATMVLGRETLSVDNYGGFAPILLPMLIAGTGIVFSIIGTFFVKISDKTEDTTAKVQKALNIGNWGSIILTAVASYFLVNFILPENMTLRGFEFTRMGVFGAIMVGLVVGTLMSIITEYYTAMGKRPVTSIVKQSSTGHATNIIGGLSVGMESTLLPMIVLSAGIWGSYLCAGLYGVAIAAAGMMATTAMQLAIDAFGPIADNAGGIAEMSELPKSVREKTDILDAVGNTTAATGKGFAIASAALTALALFAAFVGIAGIDGIDIYKADVLSGLFIGAMIPFIFSSLAINAVGKAAMAMVEEVRRQFREIPGILEGTGQPEYDKCVAISTDASIKKMLLPGSIAIVTPLLVGFIWGPEVLGGFLAGATASGVLLGMFQNNAGGAWDNAKKSFEKGVDVNGETYYKGSEMHKASVTGDTVGDPFKDTSGPSMNILIKLMSIVSLVIAPTLASMFAEKIEKDRQHKIETMISASQKKSVSMTNCNTECMKECSTQGKNCETEHFQCCK; via the coding sequence ATGAATTTACTATTTTATTTAGTACCTCTTTTTGGTGTCATAGCCTTACTTTACACCTTCGTTCAAAGTTCTTGGGTAAGTAAGCAACCAGCAGGTAATGACAGAATGAAAACCATTAGTGGTCATATTGCAGATGGAGCGATGGCTTTTCTAAAAGCTGAATATCGTATCCTAACTTATTTTGTAATTGTGGTAGGTATATTATTGGGAATTATGGGATTTAGCAATGCTAATTCTCATTGGAGTATAGGAATAGCATTTGCTGTAGGAGCTGTTTTTTCGGCTACAGCAGGTTATATAGGAATGAAAATCGCTACGAAATCAAATGTAAGAACTGCAGAAGCAGCTAAAACTTCATTAGCTCAAGCGCTTAAAGTTTCTTTTACTGGAGGTTCTGTAATGGGAATGGGAGTTGCAGGTCTTGCTGTTTTAGGCTTAGGTTCTTTATTCTTAATTATTAAACAAATTTTCGCGCCAGAAGCCAGTGTAGACTCTCACGAAATGGAAAGAGCCATCGAAATATTGACTGGTTTTTCTTTGGGAGCAGAATCTATTGCTTTGTTTGCAAGAGTTGGTGGTGGTATTTATACCAAAGCAGCAGATGTAGGTGCAGATTTAGTAGGAAAAGTAGAAGCAGGTATTCCTGAAGATGATCCTAGAAATCCAGCTACCATTGCGGATAATGTAGGAGATAATGTGGGAGATGTTGCAGGAATGGGAGCAGATTTATTTGGCTCTTATGTGGCTACTGTTTTAGCAACAATGGTTTTGGGAAGAGAAACTTTATCGGTAGATAATTATGGCGGTTTCGCTCCAATTCTGTTACCAATGCTTATTGCAGGAACTGGAATTGTATTTTCTATTATAGGAACTTTCTTTGTTAAAATTTCTGACAAAACAGAAGATACTACTGCAAAAGTTCAAAAAGCATTAAACATTGGGAACTGGGGAAGTATTATTCTAACAGCGGTTGCTTCGTATTTTTTAGTGAATTTCATTCTTCCTGAAAATATGACATTAAGAGGTTTTGAGTTTACCAGAATGGGTGTTTTCGGAGCGATTATGGTAGGTTTAGTAGTGGGAACATTGATGTCTATCATTACTGAATATTACACAGCAATGGGAAAAAGACCTGTAACAAGTATTGTGAAACAATCTTCTACGGGACACGCAACTAATATTATTGGTGGACTTTCTGTAGGAATGGAATCCACATTATTACCTATGATTGTACTTTCTGCGGGAATTTGGGGTTCTTATCTTTGTGCAGGTTTATATGGAGTAGCTATTGCTGCTGCTGGAATGATGGCAACGACAGCCATGCAATTAGCGATTGATGCTTTCGGACCAATTGCAGACAATGCAGGTGGAATTGCAGAAATGAGTGAATTGCCAAAAAGTGTAAGAGAAAAAACAGATATTTTAGATGCTGTAGGAAACACTACTGCAGCTACTGGAAAAGGATTTGCTATTGCTTCAGCAGCACTTACAGCTTTAGCATTATTTGCAGCATTTGTAGGAATTGCAGGAATTGATGGCATCGATATTTATAAAGCAGATGTTCTGTCAGGGCTTTTTATTGGGGCAATGATTCCGTTTATTTTCTCATCATTAGCGATTAACGCAGTAGGAAAAGCGGCTATGGCAATGGTAGAAGAAGTAAGAAGACAGTTCAGAGAAATTCCAGGAATTTTAGAAGGAACTGGGCAACCAGAATATGATAAATGTGTTGCTATTTCTACGGATGCTTCTATCAAAAAAATGTTATTACCAGGTTCTATTGCTATTGTTACGCCATTATTAGTTGGTTTTATTTGGGGGCCTGAAGTTTTAGGAGGATTTTTAGCAGGAGCTACTGCAAGTGGAGTTTTACTGGGAATGTTTCAAAATAACGCTGGTGGAGCTTGGGATAATGCGAAAAAATCTTTTGAAAAAGGAGTAGATGTAAATGGTGAAACATATTACAAAGGTTCTGAAATGCACAAAGCTTCAGTAACAGGAGATACAGTAGGAGATCCGTTCAAAGATACTTCTGGACCTTCAATGAATATTTTGATTAAGTTAATGTCAATTGTTTCTTTGGTTATTGCACCTACATTAGCATCTATGTTTGCCGAAAAAATAGAAAAAGACAGACAACATAAAATTGAAACCATGATTTCAGCCTCTCAAAAGAAATCCGTTTCTATGACTAATTGTAATACAGAATGTATGAAAGAATGTTCCACTCAAGGAAAAAATTGTGAAACCGAACATTTCCAATGTTGTAAATAA
- the dnaX gene encoding DNA polymerase III subunit gamma/tau, with product MENFIVSARKYRPQEFDTVVGQSHVTDTLEHAIENSQLAQALLFCGPRGVGKTTCARILARKINEKDGSTSEDGFAYNIFELDAASNNSVDDIRDLTDQVRFAPQVGKYKIYIIDEVHMLSTAAFNAFLKTLEEPPAHAIFILATTEKHKIIPTILSRCQIYDFKRITIEDIQEHLRKIAEKEGVNYEDDALFLIAQKADGALRDALSIFDRLTTFTQKNITLAKAAEVLNILDYDQYLKIVDLAKENNIPGILTAFNDIVKKGFDPHLFIGGLGSHFRDLMMAQNASTLALIEVGENTKQKFSEQSKNWSAQQLIDAIEICNHADINYKNSKNPRLTVEIALMQLASLTAAKSDDKKKSS from the coding sequence ATGGAAAATTTTATCGTATCCGCAAGAAAATATCGTCCGCAAGAGTTTGACACTGTTGTAGGGCAATCTCACGTTACAGATACCTTAGAACACGCCATAGAAAATAGTCAGTTGGCTCAAGCGTTGCTTTTCTGCGGACCTAGAGGTGTAGGAAAGACTACTTGTGCTAGGATTTTGGCTAGAAAAATCAACGAAAAAGATGGTTCTACCTCAGAAGACGGATTTGCGTATAATATCTTTGAATTAGATGCTGCTTCTAATAACTCAGTAGATGATATTAGAGATTTAACAGACCAAGTTCGTTTTGCTCCACAAGTTGGGAAATATAAAATTTATATTATAGACGAGGTTCACATGCTCTCTACAGCGGCATTTAATGCTTTTCTTAAAACCTTAGAAGAACCACCAGCTCACGCTATTTTTATTTTAGCAACTACCGAAAAACATAAGATTATTCCTACCATTTTATCAAGATGTCAGATTTATGATTTCAAAAGAATCACCATCGAAGATATACAGGAACATCTTAGAAAAATTGCCGAAAAAGAAGGCGTAAATTATGAAGATGATGCATTGTTCTTAATTGCTCAAAAAGCAGATGGAGCACTGAGAGATGCACTTTCTATCTTTGATAGACTTACCACTTTTACTCAAAAAAATATTACACTTGCTAAAGCTGCTGAAGTTCTCAATATTCTAGATTACGATCAATATTTGAAAATTGTAGATTTAGCAAAAGAAAATAACATTCCGGGAATTCTTACCGCTTTTAATGATATTGTTAAAAAAGGTTTTGACCCACATTTATTTATTGGTGGATTGGGAAGTCATTTCCGTGATTTAATGATGGCTCAGAATGCTTCTACACTTGCTCTAATAGAAGTAGGTGAGAACACGAAACAGAAGTTTTCTGAACAGAGCAAAAATTGGAGTGCACAGCAACTCATAGATGCTATAGAAATCTGTAATCATGCAGATATTAATTACAAAAATTCTAAAAATCCAAGATTAACGGTAGAAATCGCTTTGATGCAGTTGGCCAGTCTTACTGCTGCGAAAAGTGATGATAAAAAAAAAAGTTCTTAA
- a CDS encoding TIGR00341 family protein codes for MFRLLDLHKGEENKQKVLENVKDNISFSGSNLWILMAAILVASVGLNVNSTAVVIGAMLISPLMGPIVGAGFALGVFDFELLKKSLKNLLIATIASLLVSTIYFYISPFKEAQSELLARTSPNIYDVLIAFFGGLAGVIAITRVEKGNPIPGVAIATALMPPLCTAGFSLATGNFKFFFGALFLYTINCVFIGISTFLIVKFLKYPSVKFVDLKERKRVQNLITLLSLLVLLPSIYFAYSLYKEQEFRIKADQFIEKEFIEKGNTLVYKKINFLSNPRKIELAFLKRNFTQDEIKKMNQSLSEIGLNNTELIIKANNYQNLEVLKDDILNEINKNSERDKELLALKSQTSSLEDNMQLLKEAQVLFQNINAINVSELSFAQGDSLVEKPVLIYQSSENLTDEDQIKLKKWIEKRLNKSNVEVYK; via the coding sequence ATGTTTAGACTATTAGATTTACACAAAGGAGAAGAAAACAAACAAAAAGTTTTAGAAAACGTAAAAGATAATATTTCTTTTTCTGGTTCTAATTTATGGATTCTAATGGCTGCTATTCTTGTAGCATCTGTAGGTCTTAATGTAAATTCTACAGCAGTGGTGATTGGAGCCATGCTTATTTCTCCTTTGATGGGACCTATTGTAGGCGCTGGTTTTGCACTTGGTGTTTTTGATTTTGAATTACTGAAAAAATCATTAAAAAATTTGCTTATTGCTACCATTGCGAGTTTATTAGTTTCTACCATCTATTTTTATATTAGTCCTTTCAAAGAAGCTCAATCAGAATTATTAGCCAGAACATCTCCCAATATTTATGACGTGCTAATTGCATTTTTTGGAGGTTTAGCTGGTGTTATTGCAATAACTAGAGTGGAAAAAGGAAATCCTATTCCTGGGGTTGCCATTGCTACAGCTCTTATGCCACCATTATGTACAGCAGGTTTTAGTTTGGCAACAGGTAATTTTAAGTTCTTTTTTGGAGCATTATTTCTTTATACAATTAATTGTGTTTTTATAGGGATTTCTACATTTTTAATTGTTAAATTTCTTAAATATCCATCGGTTAAATTTGTAGATTTAAAGGAGAGAAAAAGAGTGCAAAATTTGATAACTCTACTTTCTTTACTGGTTCTTTTGCCAAGTATTTATTTTGCCTATTCATTATATAAAGAACAGGAATTTAGGATTAAAGCAGACCAGTTTATTGAAAAAGAATTTATAGAAAAAGGTAATACTTTGGTTTACAAAAAAATAAATTTTTTAAGCAATCCTCGAAAAATAGAATTGGCTTTCTTAAAGAGAAATTTTACTCAAGATGAAATAAAAAAAATGAACCAAAGTCTTTCAGAAATTGGTCTAAATAATACCGAACTTATTATTAAAGCTAATAATTACCAAAATTTAGAAGTTTTAAAAGACGATATTCTTAATGAAATCAATAAAAATTCTGAAAGAGATAAAGAATTATTGGCTTTAAAAAGTCAAACTTCATCTTTAGAAGATAATATGCAGTTGCTTAAAGAAGCTCAAGTTTTGTTTCAAAATATTAATGCGATAAATGTTTCTGAACTCAGTTTTGCACAAGGTGATTCATTGGTTGAAAAACCTGTACTAATTTATCAATCATCAGAAAATCTTACAGATGAAGACCAAATAAAACTGAAAAAATGGATTGAGAAAAGACTCAATAAATCAAATGTAGAAGTGTATAAATAA
- a CDS encoding chloride channel protein — MNFHHKRLLVPIRKNFIVRNLLSYFKNLYQRTTYANSTLKKQFLQFLPFLLASFITGFVAFLYSKIFTFSEKWSHEIFHQNKLYIFIITPLSFFISWFFVRTFAKYSAGSGIPQVMASVELSKPNTHHLVKRFLSLRIIIIKILASAVKVFGGGIAGREGPTIQIAGSIFVEIHKRLPKWWVPISEKNVMIAGAASGLAAAFNTPLGGIIFAIEELAKTHIKYIKSPLFVAVIIAGLTAQGFGGSYLYLGYPKTNYSGWLVFVGIFITAIVAGYFGSKMCSIIIAVMSFFERFKKNYQQVFIVFFCGFFVATFIYFFGTEVMGSGKELMERLLFTSDKSVEWYLPFLRMNGLIATFSFGGAGGVFAPSLSSGASFGALIAQLLQLTGDNANLLILIGMTAFLTGVTRAPFTSAIIIFEMTDRHSIIFFLLLGAVLASLVCNFVTKRAFYDVLKEKYIEKVLNQENIEKK; from the coding sequence ATGAATTTTCATCACAAAAGATTGCTGGTTCCCATTCGGAAAAATTTTATTGTAAGAAATCTACTTTCTTATTTTAAAAACTTATACCAAAGAACCACTTATGCCAATTCTACCCTCAAAAAGCAGTTTCTACAGTTTTTACCCTTTTTATTGGCTTCTTTTATTACTGGTTTTGTAGCATTTTTGTACAGTAAAATATTCACTTTTTCAGAAAAATGGTCTCACGAAATTTTTCATCAGAATAAATTATATATTTTCATCATCACGCCTTTGAGTTTTTTCATTTCTTGGTTTTTTGTCAGAACTTTTGCTAAATATTCAGCAGGAAGCGGAATTCCGCAAGTCATGGCTTCAGTAGAATTGTCAAAACCAAATACACATCATCTTGTTAAAAGATTTTTGAGTTTAAGAATAATCATCATCAAAATTTTAGCAAGTGCCGTAAAAGTTTTTGGTGGAGGAATTGCAGGAAGAGAAGGTCCAACCATACAAATTGCGGGTTCTATTTTTGTGGAAATTCATAAAAGATTGCCAAAATGGTGGGTTCCAATTTCCGAAAAAAATGTAATGATTGCAGGAGCTGCTTCTGGTTTAGCCGCAGCTTTTAACACACCACTTGGCGGAATTATTTTTGCGATTGAAGAATTAGCCAAAACTCATATTAAGTATATTAAATCTCCACTTTTTGTAGCAGTTATCATCGCTGGTCTTACTGCGCAAGGTTTTGGTGGCAGTTACTTGTATCTAGGTTATCCTAAAACCAATTACTCTGGTTGGCTGGTTTTTGTAGGAATTTTTATTACGGCTATTGTCGCTGGATATTTTGGAAGTAAAATGTGTAGCATTATCATTGCAGTGATGAGTTTTTTTGAGAGATTTAAGAAAAACTATCAACAAGTTTTTATTGTTTTTTTCTGTGGATTTTTTGTGGCAACTTTCATCTATTTTTTCGGAACCGAAGTTATGGGTTCTGGGAAAGAATTAATGGAAAGACTGCTTTTCACCTCAGATAAATCGGTAGAATGGTATTTACCTTTTTTGAGAATGAATGGTTTAATTGCTACTTTCAGTTTTGGTGGAGCAGGAGGCGTTTTTGCCCCTTCATTAAGTTCTGGAGCAAGTTTTGGAGCGTTAATTGCTCAGTTGTTACAATTAACAGGAGATAATGCTAATTTATTGATTTTAATTGGGATGACTGCTTTTCTTACAGGAGTAACCAGAGCGCCATTTACCTCTGCAATTATTATTTTTGAAATGACAGACAGACATAGTATCATCTTTTTTCTACTGTTAGGAGCAGTTCTCGCTTCTTTGGTTTGTAATTTTGTAACCAAGAGAGCTTTTTATGATGTTCTGAAAGAAAAATACATCGAAAAGGTTCTAAATCAAGAAAATATTGAAAAAAAATAA
- a CDS encoding chorismate mutase, which translates to MNLKDLQNDWINEFSKPLIIAGPCSAESEAQMMETAQRLKDSGAEVPVFRAGIWKPRTKPNGFEGVGVIGLNWLKKVKDEFGFKTATEVANAHHVYAALEADVDILWIGARSTVNPFTVQEIAVALKGTNKPVLVKNPVNPDLALWIGALERLLGQDVKNLGVIHRGFSSYQKTKYRNLPNWQIALDFKHQFPNIPMFVDPSHICGRRDLLSDVTQEAFNVGYEGAMIESHCNPDAAWSDAAQQITPEVLAEMLGNLQIRNSDISGFDEEMGKHRALISDIDFQLIELLSNRMKISEKIGALKKENNIAIFQPDRWKVIAEYASARAEESGMGKDFIEKVFKAIHEESIEVQNNIMIDK; encoded by the coding sequence ATGAATTTAAAAGATTTACAAAACGATTGGATTAATGAGTTCTCGAAACCATTAATTATAGCAGGACCTTGTAGTGCAGAATCAGAAGCACAAATGATGGAAACTGCACAAAGATTGAAAGATAGTGGCGCAGAAGTTCCCGTTTTTAGAGCAGGAATTTGGAAGCCAAGAACCAAACCAAATGGTTTCGAAGGAGTAGGAGTTATCGGTCTTAATTGGCTTAAAAAAGTAAAAGACGAGTTTGGTTTCAAAACAGCAACCGAAGTTGCTAATGCTCATCACGTTTATGCAGCTCTAGAAGCAGATGTAGATATTCTTTGGATTGGAGCGCGTTCTACGGTAAATCCTTTTACCGTTCAAGAAATTGCTGTTGCGTTAAAAGGAACCAATAAACCTGTTTTGGTTAAAAATCCGGTAAATCCAGATTTAGCACTTTGGATTGGTGCTTTAGAAAGACTTTTAGGTCAAGATGTGAAAAACTTAGGCGTTATTCACAGAGGATTTTCATCTTATCAAAAAACAAAATATAGAAATTTACCCAACTGGCAAATCGCATTAGATTTTAAACACCAATTTCCGAATATCCCAATGTTTGTAGACCCTTCTCACATTTGTGGTAGAAGAGATTTGCTTTCAGATGTTACTCAGGAAGCATTTAACGTAGGTTACGAAGGAGCGATGATAGAATCTCACTGCAATCCAGATGCAGCTTGGAGTGATGCCGCTCAACAAATTACGCCAGAAGTTTTGGCAGAAATGTTAGGAAATCTACAAATCAGAAACTCTGATATTTCTGGATTTGATGAAGAAATGGGCAAACACAGAGCTTTAATTTCTGATATTGACTTTCAATTAATAGAATTATTATCAAACAGAATGAAAATTTCTGAAAAAATTGGAGCGTTGAAGAAAGAGAATAATATCGCTATTTTCCAGCCAGACCGTTGGAAAGTGATTGCAGAATATGCCTCTGCAAGAGCCGAAGAATCTGGAATGGGCAAAGATTTTATAGAAAAAGTTTTCAAAGCGATTCATGAAGAATCCATTGAAGTTCAAAACAATATCATGATTGATAAATAA
- the rsgA gene encoding ribosome small subunit-dependent GTPase A: MKGLITKSTGSWYQVLDLETRQVFEARIRGKFKLIKTRLTNPLAVGDFVEFQLEKDDIAWITKIEPRKNYLIRKSVNLSKEAHIIASNLDLACIIFTLQSPETSLGFLDRFLACCEAYNIPVLILFNKIDLLNFEEVELVEELQTMYENLGYQTLQVSSAEKLNLDKLQEILKDKTCVFFGHSGAGKSTLANALQPDLKLKTNEISETHNKGKHTTTFAQMHFWHFGGAVIDTPGVREFAMIDVEKEEIQHYFPEIFEKGRECKFHNCKHINEPKCAVLEALETGGILESRYITYLKLMEEAEEQNQM, encoded by the coding sequence TTGAAAGGACTCATCACAAAATCTACAGGAAGTTGGTATCAAGTTTTAGATTTGGAAACTAGGCAAGTTTTCGAGGCGAGAATTCGTGGGAAATTTAAACTCATAAAAACCAGACTCACCAATCCTTTGGCTGTGGGTGATTTTGTAGAATTTCAATTGGAGAAAGATGATATTGCGTGGATTACCAAAATAGAACCTCGAAAAAATTATCTCATCAGAAAATCCGTGAATTTATCTAAAGAAGCACACATTATTGCGAGTAATCTCGATTTGGCGTGTATTATTTTCACCTTGCAATCTCCAGAAACGTCTTTAGGATTTTTAGACCGATTTTTAGCGTGTTGCGAAGCGTATAATATTCCAGTTCTCATCCTTTTTAACAAAATTGATTTATTGAATTTCGAAGAAGTGGAATTGGTTGAGGAATTACAAACCATGTACGAAAATTTAGGTTATCAAACGTTGCAAGTTTCTTCTGCTGAAAAACTGAATTTAGATAAACTTCAAGAAATTTTAAAAGATAAAACTTGCGTTTTCTTTGGTCATTCTGGAGCTGGAAAATCTACTTTGGCAAATGCACTTCAACCTGATTTGAAATTGAAAACCAACGAAATTTCTGAAACGCACAACAAAGGAAAGCACACTACTACTTTTGCTCAAATGCATTTTTGGCATTTTGGAGGTGCTGTAATAGACACACCTGGAGTTCGAGAATTTGCAATGATAGACGTAGAAAAAGAAGAAATTCAACATTATTTTCCGGAAATTTTTGAGAAAGGAAGAGAGTGTAAATTTCATAATTGTAAACACATCAACGAGCCAAAATGTGCTGTTTTAGAGGCTTTAGAAACGGGTGGAATTCTAGAAAGCAGATATATCACTTATCTTAAGTTGATGGAAGAAGCGGAGGAACAAAATCAAATGTAA
- a CDS encoding mevalonate kinase family protein — translation MTNPLFYAKILLFGEYGIIEDSQGLTLPYSFYKGTLKFSENQTDFEKKSNESLSKYAQYLSELNLPEAFKINVEAFKKDIKKGLFFDSNIPQGYGVGSSGALVAAIFEKYSFIKYNPEEISKNQLKDLKKVFGELESYFHGKSSGIDPLICYMNLPILIENKESVDKVSIPKEEAGKGAIFLIDSGSVGETGPMVQIFFEKLKNEGFRKTLKEEFIKYNNACIDTFLNKEMTPFFKHLKDLSKWAYVHFKPMIPTNLYNAWKKGLDTNAYYLKLCGSGGGGYILGFAKDYEKADKMLEGFNKEVIYRF, via the coding sequence ATGACCAACCCATTATTTTACGCTAAAATATTGCTTTTCGGAGAGTACGGAATCATAGAAGATTCTCAAGGATTAACCTTACCGTACAGTTTCTACAAAGGCACACTTAAATTCTCTGAAAATCAAACTGATTTCGAAAAAAAATCAAATGAATCTCTATCTAAATACGCTCAATATTTATCTGAATTAAATCTTCCAGAAGCTTTTAAAATTAATGTGGAAGCCTTCAAAAAAGATATCAAAAAAGGATTATTTTTTGATTCTAATATTCCGCAAGGTTATGGAGTAGGAAGTTCTGGAGCTTTAGTAGCAGCTATTTTCGAAAAATATTCTTTCATTAAATACAATCCTGAAGAAATTTCTAAAAATCAGTTAAAAGATTTGAAAAAAGTTTTCGGAGAATTAGAGTCTTATTTTCATGGTAAATCTTCGGGAATTGACCCATTGATTTGTTACATGAACCTTCCGATTCTCATTGAAAACAAAGAAAGTGTAGACAAAGTTTCTATTCCAAAAGAAGAAGCTGGAAAAGGTGCAATTTTCTTAATAGATTCTGGTTCTGTAGGCGAAACTGGACCGATGGTTCAAATTTTCTTCGAAAAATTGAAAAATGAAGGTTTCAGAAAAACTTTGAAAGAAGAATTCATTAAGTACAATAATGCTTGTATTGATACTTTCTTGAACAAAGAAATGACGCCGTTTTTCAAACACTTGAAAGACCTTTCTAAATGGGCTTATGTTCATTTTAAACCGATGATTCCTACCAATCTTTACAATGCTTGGAAAAAAGGTCTTGATACCAATGCTTATTACTTGAAACTCTGCGGAAGTGGAGGAGGAGGTTATATTCTTGGTTTTGCCAAAGATTACGAAAAAGCAGACAAAATGCTAGAAGGCTTCAATAAAGAAGTGATTTATAGATTTTAG
- a CDS encoding UbiA family prenyltransferase, producing the protein MSNNPILHRLSQLVSLLLGARIFVLALFTFTLYVSTFFLFNQEESLRKFVFDYKVHGIIFCAMLSIAAGGIINRFYDKEKDEVEKPFRSRLQSFLKEKYFLYSYVILNVFSLGISAVLSWRIFIFFLIYQFIIWFYSHKLSKMLIINNLTFVSLTLYPFFGLLVYYKHFSYKLFLMAAFLFLIMLTIDLIKDVLTSNVDRVFGYNTIANVFGKKVSYIVIGFVIFANVLVSILLLFFIPKTNYMLGYFSLSILFFVMMSFPILTYQKSKLFWVINFFRIWVFVGVIFMLINGIFERF; encoded by the coding sequence ATGAGTAACAATCCCATTCTTCATCGTTTATCTCAATTGGTGAGTTTGCTTTTAGGAGCAAGGATTTTTGTATTGGCATTGTTTACATTTACGTTGTATGTTTCTACCTTTTTTCTTTTTAACCAAGAAGAAAGTCTCAGAAAATTTGTTTTCGATTATAAAGTTCATGGAATTATTTTCTGTGCGATGCTGAGTATTGCAGCAGGCGGAATTATCAACCGCTTTTATGACAAAGAAAAAGATGAAGTAGAAAAGCCATTTAGAAGCAGATTACAAAGTTTTTTAAAGGAAAAATATTTCTTGTACAGTTATGTTATTCTCAATGTTTTTTCATTGGGGATTTCTGCGGTTCTTTCTTGGAGAATTTTTATATTTTTCTTGATTTATCAGTTTATCATTTGGTTTTACAGTCATAAACTGAGCAAAATGCTCATTATTAATAATCTTACTTTTGTGAGTTTAACATTGTATCCTTTTTTTGGATTATTGGTGTATTACAAGCATTTTTCGTACAAATTATTTTTAATGGCAGCGTTTTTATTTTTAATTATGTTGACCATTGATTTGATTAAAGATGTCTTGACGAGTAATGTAGATAGAGTTTTTGGCTATAATACAATTGCTAATGTTTTTGGGAAAAAAGTAAGTTATATCGTTATAGGATTTGTGATTTTTGCAAATGTTTTGGTGTCTATTCTGTTGCTTTTCTTCATCCCGAAAACCAATTATATGTTAGGTTACTTTTCATTAAGTATTCTTTTTTTCGTAATGATGAGTTTTCCTATTCTTACGTATCAAAAATCTAAATTATTCTGGGTGATTAATTTCTTTAGAATTTGGGTTTTTGTTGGCGTAATTTTCATGTTGATCAATGGCATTTTTGAAAGGTTTTAA